In Taeniopygia guttata chromosome Z, bTaeGut7.mat, whole genome shotgun sequence, one genomic interval encodes:
- the VCP gene encoding transitional endoplasmic reticulum ATPase yields the protein MASGSDSKADDLSTAILKQKNRPNRLIVDEAINEDNSVVSLSQAKMDELQLFRGDTVLLKGKKRREAVCIVLSDDTCSDEKIRMNRVVRNNLRVRLGDVISIQPCPDVKYGKRIHVLPIDDTVEGITGNLFEVYLKPYFLEAYRPIRKGDIFLVRGGMRAVEFKVVETDPSPYCIVAPDTVIHCEGEPIKREDEEESLNEVGYDDIGGCRKQLAQIKEMVELPLRHPALFKAIGVKPPRGILLYGPPGTGKTLIARAVANETGAFFFLINGPEIMSKLAGESESNLRKAFEEAEKNAPAIIFIDELDAIAPKREKTHGEVERRIVSQLLTLMDGLKQRAHVIVMAATNRPNSIDPALRRFGRFDREVDIGIPDATGRLEILQIHTKNMKLADDVDLEQVANETHGHVGADLAALCSEAALQAIRKKMDLIDLEDETIDAEVMNSLAVTMDDFRWALSQSNPSALRETVVEVPQVTWEDIGGLEDVKRELQELVQYPVEHPDKFLKFGMTPSKGVLFYGPPGCGKTLLAKAIANECQANFISIKGPELLTMWFGESEANVREIFDKARQAAPCVLFFDELDSIAKARGGNIGDGGGAADRVINQILTEMDGMSTKKNVFIIGATNRPDIIDPAILRPGRLDQLIYIPLPDEKSRVAILKANLRKSPVAKDVDLDFLAKMTNGFSGADLTEICQRACKLAIRESIESEIRRERERQTNPSAMEVEEDDPVPEIRRDHFEEAMRFARRSVSDNDIRKYEMFAQTLQQSRGFGSFRFPSGNQGGAGPSQGTGGGSGGNVYSEDNDDDLYG from the exons ctctaAAGCCGATGACTTATCGACTGCTATTCTGAAGCAGAAGAACAGGCCCAATCGGTTAATTGTTGATGAAGCTATCAATGAAGACAACAGTGTTGtgtcactgtcccag GCAAAGATGGATGAACTGCAGCTGTTCAGAGGAGACACTGTCCTactaaaaggaaagaaaaggagagaagcaGTCTGCATTGTTCTGTCAGATGATACCTGCTCAGATGAGAAGATTCGCATGAATAGGGTTGTTCGCAACAACCTGAGAGTGCGCCTGGGTGATGTGATCAG CATCCAGCCTTGCCCAGATGTGAAATATGGCAAACGTATCCATGTGCTGCCAATTGATGACACGGTAGAAGGGATCACAGGGAATCTGTTTGAGGTCTATCTCAAGCCATACTTCTTGGAAGCTTACAGACCCATCAGGAAAG GTGACATCTTCTTGGTGCGTGGAGGGATGCGTGCAGTGGAGTTCAAAGTGGTGGAGACAGATCCAAGCCCGTACTGCATAGTGGCTCCAGACACAGTGATCCATTGTGAGGGAGAGCCCATCAAACGGGAG GATGAAGAGGAGTCGCTGAATGAGGTGGGCTATGATGACATTGGTGGCTGCCGGAAGCAGCTGGCTCAAATCAAAGAAATGGTGGAACTTCCCCTCCGACACCCTGCTCTCTTCAAGGCCATAGGGGTGAAG CCTCCACGTGGGATCCTGCTGTATGGTCCTCCTGGCACTGGTAAAACACTGATTGCCCGAGCAGTGGCCAACGAAACAGGGGCATTCTTCTTCCTGATCAATG GTCCTGAGATCATGAGCAAGCTGGCTGGTGAGTCTGAGAGCAACCTGAGGAAAGCCTTTGAAGAAGCAGAGAAGAATGCTCCTGCCATCATCTTCATTGATGAATTGGATGCCATTGCTCCTAAGAGAGAGAAG ACACATGGGGAGGTGGAGCGTCGCATCGTGTCTCAGCTGCTGACCCTCATGGACGGGCTGAAGCAGAGGGCACATGTGATCGTGATGGCGGCCACCAACAGACCCAACAGCATCGACCCAGCGCTCCGGCGATTTG GTCGTTTTGACAGAGAGGTAGATATTGGTATCCCTGATGCCACTGGGCGCCTGGAGATCCTGCAGATTCACACAAAAAATATGAAGTTGGCTGATGATGTGGATCTGGAGCAG GTGGCAAACGAGACCCATGGCCATGTTGGTGCTGACTTGGCTGCTCTTTGCTCAGAAGCTGCTCTTCAGGCGATCAGAAAGAAGATGGATCTCATAGACCTGGAAGATGAAACCATCGATGCTGAAGTGATGAACTCTCTGGCAGTGACCATGGATGACTTCAGG TGGGCTCTGAGCCAGAGCAACCCTTCTGCTCTTCGGGAGACTGTGGTGGAGGTGCCACAAGTTACCTGGGAAGATATTGGTGGCTTAGAGGATGTAAAGAGGGAACTCCAGGAGCTTGTACAG TATCCTGTGGAGCACCCAGACAAGTTCCTCAAATTTGGCATGACCCCATCAAAAGGGGTTCTCTTCTATGGGCCACCTGGCTGTGGTAAGACACTGCTGGCCAAAGCCATTGCCAACGAATGCCAGGCAAACTTCATTTCCATCAAGGGGCCGGAATTGCTCACCATGTGGTTTGGTGAGTCTGAAGCCAACGTACGCGAGATCTTTGACAAG GCTCGCCAAGCAGCCCCATGTGTGCTCTTCTTTGATGAGCTGGACTCGATCGCCAAGGCCCGAGGTGGGAATATCGGCGATGGTGGTGGTGCTGCAGATCGTGTCATCAACCAGATCCTGACTGAGATGGATGGCATGTCCACcaagaaaaatgtcttcatcATCGGTGCCACCAACAGGCCAGACATCATTGACCCAGCCATCCTGCGCCCTGGCCGCCTGGATCAGCTCATCTACATCCCCCTGCCCGATGAGAAGTCCAGGGTTGCAATCCTTAAAGCCAATCTGAGGAAATCACCAGTTGCAAAG GATGTTGACCTGGATTTCCTGGCAAAGATGACCAATGGCTTCTCAGGGGCTGACCTGACAGAAATTTGCCAGCGTGCCTGCAAACTGGCCATCCGCGAATCCATCGAGAGTGAGATCAGGCGAGAGCGTGAGAGGCAAACCAACCCTTCTGCCATG gaggtggaggaggatgATCCAGTTCCTGAGATCCGCAGAGATCACTTTGAGGAGGCCATGCGCTTTGCTCGCCGCTCTGTCAGTGACAACGACATCAGGAAATATGAGATGTTTGCACAGACCCTACAGCAGAGCCGTGGCTTTGGCAGTTTCAG GTTCCCATCAGGCAACCAGGGCGGCGCTGGTCCAAGCCAAGGCACAGGAGGTGGCAGCGGGGGCAACGTGTACAGCGAAGACAATGACGACGATCTCTACGGTTAA